The following DNA comes from Corynebacterium atrinae.
ACCAACAGGGTCTTCTTGGCAGGGTCGAGCCCCCACTGCTCGCGGGCGCGCTCGGCGGCTACAGCGGTATCCCCCGTGCGCAGTTCCGCACGAACGGGAATGCCAACGATTCGGCCCGGCATGCCGGACCCCGCGAAGGCATTGAAGCCGGTGCCACCGAGGCGCTGGCCCAGCTTGTTCGCCATGCCTGCCCGCGCGTTGGCCTCATGCACGAAGAAGGGAATGCGCAGCGAGCGCGCCGCCAGGTACGCCGGAGCGGAGACGTAGCCACCGAATCCGACGAGGGCGTCTGCATTCCGGTCCTTCAGGACTTTGCGTGCCTGGCGCACGGCCGTCACCAGACGCCACGGCAGCTTGGCCAAGTCGAGATTGGGGCGGCGGGGCACTGGAACGGGATCAATGAAGTCCAGCTCGAAGCCTCGGGCGGGGACGAGATCGGCCTCGAGGCCGCGGCGGGTGCCAATGGCACTGACTCGTGCACCATGTTTTTCCACGAGTGCCTCGGCGACGGCCAGCGCGGGCTCGATGTGCCCGGCCGTGCCGCCCCCGGCGACGACAATGGTGAGGCCCTGGTTGCCTGCGGACATTTCTTAGCGTCTCCTGTCGTGGTGGGAGCTGCGGATATCGCGCTCGGAAGCCTGTGACCCCGTTGAACGACGCGGCGGGGCGGGATTTCTCCCCTTGACGCTACCAGTCACGGGGTTACCGAACCTCTCGCGCTGCTCCGGCGACGGGCGGCTGGCGGCCCGGCGGGAGCGGGCCGTCGACCCATCAGCGCCACTCAAGACGGTCGGTTCTGGGAGGAACAGAGCGCGGTCGAACAGCGGGCGGCCGTAGGACTGCATCGCGGAGACCGCCTCCGGCTCGTGCCTCGCCACCGAGGCGAGGAGCCCCATGGAACCCAGTGTGATGATGGCCGAGGTACCACCGGCGGAGATCATCGGCAGCTGGATACCCGTGACGGGCAAGAGGCCGACCACGTAGCCGATGTTGATGAACGCCTGGGAGACGACTCCGGCGGTGAGGGTGGCGGCCATGAGTGACTGGAAGCGATCCTGCGCTCGGACCGCAGCCCGCAGTCCGAAGACTCCGAGAAGGGCGAACAGGATGATGACGAGCGCGCCGCCAAACCACCCCAGCTCCTCACCGATGACGGCGAAGATGAAGTCGTTTTTAGCTTCCGGCAGGTAGAACCACTTGGCGCGGGATTGCCCCAGCCCCACGCCGGTGGCAGAGCCGTCCGCGAGGGACAAGAAGCCCTGATAAGACTGGAAGGCGGTGCCGCGGGTGTCCTCGAAACGTCCGAAGAGGGCGTCAAAGTAGACGTGGAAGCGGTGGGAACGGAATCCTCCAGAGAGGAAGATCGCGATGAGCCCAGCGAGGGCTGCGACTCCGGCGGCGGCGATCCAGCGGTAGTCCACCCCAGCGAAGAAGATGAGGAAGACCCACACGATGCTGAAGGACACGGCCATGCCCAGGTCACCCTGCAGGGCAATGAGGATCGTCATGGCTGCCGCGACGCCCGCGAAAAATTGGAAACGATAGTTGTGGAAGGCTCGGGTCGCCGGAGGCTCCGACAGCAGCTGCGCACCCCAGACCGCCACGGCGACCTTGGCAAATTCAGAGGGCTGCAGCGTGACGGGCCCGAGGATGATCCACGACTGGGAGCCAACCGATTCGCGGCCGGTACCGATTCCGGGAATGAGCACGGCGATGAGCAAGACCACGGCGATGACGATGAGCCATGGCGCGAGGCGCCGCACCGTCCGCGGGCGCACCCGCAGCGCCATCCAGAAGGCCACGAGTCCGAGGACAACCATCACGCCCTGCTTGATCGACTGACCCCACACGGTGGAGCCCTCGATAACTGACCACGTCATCGACGAGGACATAACCATGACCACGCCGATGCCGGTGAGTAGGAAGATGACGGAACGAAGGATGAGGTAATCGGCGCCCGGATGTGCGTCGAGCCAGCGCTGCATGGCGGCCCACGCCTGTCCGAGTCGGCCTCCACCGCTGGAGGAAGCAGGCCGGGGCTTGGTGGGAGTACTCATGAGGTCTCCTTCGGGGCTGCGTGAGCGTACCGGTTGGCAGCCGCGGCGAAGAGGTCGCCGCGGTGGCCCATGCCGGTGTACATGTCCAGGGACGCCGCCGCCGGAGCGAGGAGCACCGTGTCACCCGGGGTGGCCCGGGCCGCGGCCCAGTC
Coding sequences within:
- a CDS encoding FtsW/RodA/SpoVE family cell cycle protein, whose protein sequence is MSTPTKPRPASSSGGGRLGQAWAAMQRWLDAHPGADYLILRSVIFLLTGIGVVMVMSSSMTWSVIEGSTVWGQSIKQGVMVVLGLVAFWMALRVRPRTVRRLAPWLIVIAVVLLIAVLIPGIGTGRESVGSQSWIILGPVTLQPSEFAKVAVAVWGAQLLSEPPATRAFHNYRFQFFAGVAAAMTILIALQGDLGMAVSFSIVWVFLIFFAGVDYRWIAAAGVAALAGLIAIFLSGGFRSHRFHVYFDALFGRFEDTRGTAFQSYQGFLSLADGSATGVGLGQSRAKWFYLPEAKNDFIFAVIGEELGWFGGALVIILFALLGVFGLRAAVRAQDRFQSLMAATLTAGVVSQAFINIGYVVGLLPVTGIQLPMISAGGTSAIITLGSMGLLASVARHEPEAVSAMQSYGRPLFDRALFLPEPTVLSGADGSTARSRRAASRPSPEQRERFGNPVTGSVKGRNPAPPRRSTGSQASERDIRSSHHDRRR
- the murG gene encoding undecaprenyldiphospho-muramoylpentapeptide beta-N-acetylglucosaminyltransferase, encoding MSAGNQGLTIVVAGGGTAGHIEPALAVAEALVEKHGARVSAIGTRRGLEADLVPARGFELDFIDPVPVPRRPNLDLAKLPWRLVTAVRQARKVLKDRNADALVGFGGYVSAPAYLAARSLRIPFFVHEANARAGMANKLGQRLGGTGFNAFAGSGMPGRIVGIPVRAELRTGDTAVAAERAREQWGLDPAKKTLLVTGGSQGAVNINKAVAGAVDTLTAAAGFQVLHAYGRRNTAPAEFDNYVAVPYIDDMAAAYAVADLIVCRSGAMTVAEVTASGLPAIYVPLPHGNGEQALNALDVVAAGAARMIDDADLNSDRLVSEVTEILGDDAKLAAMRAEARGHAAGDAAGLLADSVVEGVRSAGSDKHND